The following coding sequences lie in one Musa acuminata AAA Group cultivar baxijiao chromosome BXJ3-1, Cavendish_Baxijiao_AAA, whole genome shotgun sequence genomic window:
- the LOC135629533 gene encoding myosin-binding protein 7-like isoform X1 — protein sequence MDSEEPTASAFSCGGGGGGEDTVGGTFACSCLYCGHASVRSASWRRSVRRKLDSRAAGARSISRVTEEIGAVARVARVEIENEAAALRETLVSHQQSIQKLQAELEEERSAAASAATETMSMILRLQHEKAEAQMEVRQFKRFAEEKMTHDQQEIAVLEDLLFKRDQAVQALSFEVQAYRHRLLSYGIDIHGDAPPSEPQTPDTATTACAVPHFDLLPDDYPPLRCRGDAGVELDNYPSGETPREHLQKLEQRIFQLERMPSSSFSNVMDKGVVVGQSPRSGSRDLRSFSYGSCCSGLNFNNGEEFPAVMDGASDYGGRDDMCDRIYTVDAVHGASEDYVSTPRELQNRRNLGGEARETEIRKLHTRLQALEADRESMRQTLISVGTDKAQMVLLKEIAQQMQKEATQERSFIKKPSPPKRISIMSMIKSVVSFVFWRKKSSRVNRYTFGLSASNVGLLLLLDKSPRVRHRRFLTRT from the exons ATGGATTCCGAGGAACCTACGGCATCGGCCTTCTCgtgcggaggcggaggaggaggcgagGACACCGTGGGTGGAACATtcgcctgctcttgcctctactgcGGTCATGCTTCCGTTCGCTCCGCCTCCTGGCGCCGGTCTGTGAGGCGGAAGCTGGACAGCAGGGCAGCTGGGGCCCGCTCGATCTCGCGCGTCACGGAGGAGATTGGCGCCGTGGCCCGCGTCGCACGCGTGGAGATCGAGAACGAAGCGGCCGCCCTCCGCGAGACCCTCGTCAGCCACCAGCAGTCGATCCAGAAGCTCCAAGCGGAGCTGGAGGAGGAGCGGAGTGCCGCGGCCTCCGCTGCCACGGAGACCATGTCGATGATCCTCCGGCTCCAGCACGAGAAGGCCGAGGCCCAGATGGAGGTTCGCCAGTTCAAGCGCTTCGCGGAGGAGAAGATGACCCACGACCAGCAGGAAATCGCCGTCCTCGAGGACCTCCTCTTCAAGCGCGATCAGGCCGTGCAAGCCCTCTCCTTCGAGGTCCAGGCATATCGTCACCGTCTCCTCAGCTACGGCATTGACATCCACGGCGATGCACCCCCTTCCGAGCCGCAGACCCCTGATACCGCCACGACCGCCTGTGCCGTTCCCCATTTCGACCTCCTACCTGACGACTATCCCCCATTGAGGTGCCGTGGTGATGCTGGTGTTGAACTCGATAACTATCCTTCCGGGGAGACCCCACGCGAGCACCTGCAGAAGCTTGAGCAGCGCATCTTTCAGCTTGAGCGGATGCCAAGCAGCAGCTTTTCCAATGTCATGGATAAGGGAGTCGTGGTAGGGCAGTCACCACGCAGTGGTTCAAGGGATCTCAGGAGTTTCTCCTATGGCAGCTGCTGTTCAGGTCTGAATTTCAATAACGGGGAGGAGTTTCCAGCGGTGATGGATGGTGCATCGGATTATGGTGGAAGGGATGATATGTGTGACAGAATATACACTGTGGATGCAGTGCATGGGGCAAGCGAGGATTATGTTAGCACCCCAAGGGAACTTCAGAACAGGAGAAATTTGGGGGGTGAGGCTAGGGAAACAGAGATAAGGAAGCTTCATACAAGGCTACAAGCACTTGAGGCTGATAGGGAGTCAATGAGGCAGACATTAATTTCTGTGGGTACCGATAAGGCTCAGATGGTGCTGTTGAAAGAGATTGCTCAACAAATGCAGAAGGAAGCGACACAAGAAAGGAGCTTCATCAAGAAACCATCTCCTCCCAAGAGGATTTCAATCATGTCGATGATCAAG AGTGTCGTCTCATTTGTTTTCTGGAGAAAGAAATCATCTCGGGTCAA CAGGTATACTTTTGGGTTGTCGGCAAGCAATGTTGGCTTGTTGTTGCTTCTGGACAAGTCGCCCCGTGTGAGGCACCGGAGGTTTCTCACAAGAACATAG
- the LOC135629533 gene encoding myosin-binding protein 7-like isoform X2 produces the protein MDSEEPTASAFSCGGGGGGEDTVGGTFACSCLYCGHASVRSASWRRSVRRKLDSRAAGARSISRVTEEIGAVARVARVEIENEAAALRETLVSHQQSIQKLQAELEEERSAAASAATETMSMILRLQHEKAEAQMEVRQFKRFAEEKMTHDQQEIAVLEDLLFKRDQAVQALSFEVQAYRHRLLSYGIDIHGDAPPSEPQTPDTATTACAVPHFDLLPDDYPPLRCRGDAGVELDNYPSGETPREHLQKLEQRIFQLERMPSSSFSNVMDKGVVVGQSPRSGSRDLRSFSYGSCCSGLNFNNGEEFPAVMDGASDYGGRDDMCDRIYTVDAVHGASEDYVSTPRELQNRRNLGGEARETEIRKLHTRLQALEADRESMRQTLISVGTDKAQMVLLKEIAQQMQKEATQERSFIKKPSPPKRISIMSMIKSVVSFVFWRKKSSRVKYTFGLSASNVGLLLLLDKSPRVRHRRFLTRT, from the exons ATGGATTCCGAGGAACCTACGGCATCGGCCTTCTCgtgcggaggcggaggaggaggcgagGACACCGTGGGTGGAACATtcgcctgctcttgcctctactgcGGTCATGCTTCCGTTCGCTCCGCCTCCTGGCGCCGGTCTGTGAGGCGGAAGCTGGACAGCAGGGCAGCTGGGGCCCGCTCGATCTCGCGCGTCACGGAGGAGATTGGCGCCGTGGCCCGCGTCGCACGCGTGGAGATCGAGAACGAAGCGGCCGCCCTCCGCGAGACCCTCGTCAGCCACCAGCAGTCGATCCAGAAGCTCCAAGCGGAGCTGGAGGAGGAGCGGAGTGCCGCGGCCTCCGCTGCCACGGAGACCATGTCGATGATCCTCCGGCTCCAGCACGAGAAGGCCGAGGCCCAGATGGAGGTTCGCCAGTTCAAGCGCTTCGCGGAGGAGAAGATGACCCACGACCAGCAGGAAATCGCCGTCCTCGAGGACCTCCTCTTCAAGCGCGATCAGGCCGTGCAAGCCCTCTCCTTCGAGGTCCAGGCATATCGTCACCGTCTCCTCAGCTACGGCATTGACATCCACGGCGATGCACCCCCTTCCGAGCCGCAGACCCCTGATACCGCCACGACCGCCTGTGCCGTTCCCCATTTCGACCTCCTACCTGACGACTATCCCCCATTGAGGTGCCGTGGTGATGCTGGTGTTGAACTCGATAACTATCCTTCCGGGGAGACCCCACGCGAGCACCTGCAGAAGCTTGAGCAGCGCATCTTTCAGCTTGAGCGGATGCCAAGCAGCAGCTTTTCCAATGTCATGGATAAGGGAGTCGTGGTAGGGCAGTCACCACGCAGTGGTTCAAGGGATCTCAGGAGTTTCTCCTATGGCAGCTGCTGTTCAGGTCTGAATTTCAATAACGGGGAGGAGTTTCCAGCGGTGATGGATGGTGCATCGGATTATGGTGGAAGGGATGATATGTGTGACAGAATATACACTGTGGATGCAGTGCATGGGGCAAGCGAGGATTATGTTAGCACCCCAAGGGAACTTCAGAACAGGAGAAATTTGGGGGGTGAGGCTAGGGAAACAGAGATAAGGAAGCTTCATACAAGGCTACAAGCACTTGAGGCTGATAGGGAGTCAATGAGGCAGACATTAATTTCTGTGGGTACCGATAAGGCTCAGATGGTGCTGTTGAAAGAGATTGCTCAACAAATGCAGAAGGAAGCGACACAAGAAAGGAGCTTCATCAAGAAACCATCTCCTCCCAAGAGGATTTCAATCATGTCGATGATCAAG AGTGTCGTCTCATTTGTTTTCTGGAGAAAGAAATCATCTCGGGTCAA GTATACTTTTGGGTTGTCGGCAAGCAATGTTGGCTTGTTGTTGCTTCTGGACAAGTCGCCCCGTGTGAGGCACCGGAGGTTTCTCACAAGAACATAG
- the LOC135628343 gene encoding ammonium transporter 2 member 5-like, whose translation MSLPSSLLPSEGAPEWLNKGDNSWQLTAATLVGLQSVPGLVILYGSIVKKKWAVNSAFMALYAFAAVLICWCIWGFRMAFGEPLLPFWGRPDANVLEQKFLLAQGFAGLYPNATLVYFQFVFAAITPILIAGSLLGRMNFKAWMLFVPLWLTFSYTIGAFSLWSPNGFLFKAGVMDFAGGYVIHLSSGIAGLTAAYWVGPRVAKDRERFPPNNILLTLTGAGLLWLGWTGFNGGAPYAANLAASIAIVNTHLCTATSLLVWLFLDMFYFSKPSVIGAVQGMITGLVCITPAAGLVQPWAAIIMGVLSGSIPWFTMMVLHRKIQFLKKVDDTLAVFHTHGIAGSLGGILTGILADPRLNRLFFGDNPSYVGLAYAIKMGRATAGLRQIGMQFAGIGFIIALNVVITSVICLLIKVVVPLRLSEEELQVGDDAIHGEDAYAVWGDGETYEKSIHGYENFASAKAEEMA comes from the exons ATGTCGCTCCCATCGAGCCTTCTGCCGAGCGAGGGCGCGCCGGAGTGGCTCAACAAGGGGGACAACTCGTGGCAGCTGACCGCCGCCACGCTCGTCGGGCTTCAGAGCGTTCCGGGCCTGGTGATCCTCTATGGCAGCATCGTGAAGAAGAAGTGGGCGGTCAACTCGGCCTTCATGGCGCTCTACGCCTTCGCCGCCGTCTTAATCTGCTGGTGCATCTGGGGCTTCCGCATGGCCTTCGGGGAGCCGCTCCTCCCCTTCTGGGGCCGTCCCGACGCCAACGTCCTCGAGCAGAAGTTCCTCCTGGCCCAGGGCTTCGCCGGGCTCTACCCCAACGCCACGCTGGTCTACTTTCAGTTCGTCTTCGCCGCCATCACGCCCATACTGATCGCCGGCTCGCTGCTCGGCCGGATGAACTTTAAAGCGTGGATGCTGTTCGTGCCGCTGTGGCTCACCTTCTCGTACACGATCGGCGCGTTCAGCCTCTGGAGCCCGAACGGGTTCCTGTTCAAGGCCGGCGTCATGGACTTTGCCGGCGGCTACGTCATCCATCTCTCCTCCGGGATCGCCGGACTCACCGCCGCTTATTGG GTCGGGCCGAGAGTGGCGAAGGACAGGGAGAGGTTTCCGCCCAACAACATCCTGCTAACGCTGACCGGAGCGGGACTGCTCTGGCTGGGGTGGACTGGTTTCAACGGTGGCGCTCCCTACGCGGCCAACCTCGCCGCATCTATCGCCATCGTCAACACTCATCTCTGCACCGCCACCAGCCTCCTCGTCTGGCTCTTCCTCGACATGTTCTACTTCTCGAAGCCGTCAGTCATCGGCGCCGTCCAGGGAATGATCACCGGCCTCGTTTGCATCACTCCTGCCGCAG GGCTGGTGCAGCCTTGGGCAGCCATCATCATGGGCGTCCTGTCAGGAAGCATTCCCTGGTTTACCATGATGGTGCTCCACAGGAAGATCCAATTCCTGAAGAAGGTCGACGACACGCTCGCCGTCTTCCACACCCACGGCATTGCCGGCAGCTTGGGCGGCATCCTCACCGGAATCTTGGCCGACCCAAGACTGAACCGCCTCTTCTTCGGCGACAATCCCAGTTACGTCGGCCTCGCCTACGCCATCAAAATGGGCCGCGCCACCGCAGGACTGCGTCAAATTGGCATGCAATTCGCCGGCATTGGATTCATCATTGCGCTCAACGTCGTCATCACCAGCGTCATATGCTTGCTGATCAAGGTGGTCGTCCCGCTTCGACTTAGCGAGGAGGAGTTGCAGGTGGGAGACGACGCCATCCACGGCGAGGACGCCTACGCGGTGTGGGGCGACGGCGAGACGTACGAGAAGTCGATTCATGGGTACGAGAACTTCGCCTCTGCGAAGGCAGAGGAGATGGCATGA